From Anopheles arabiensis isolate DONGOLA chromosome 3, AaraD3, whole genome shotgun sequence, a single genomic window includes:
- the LOC120904408 gene encoding facilitated trehalose transporter Tret1-like produces the protein MTTSPWISRLLLHRNEYLASFSATLCIFMVLCTNAWSSPALPKLLNVPNPPLSITSGEGSWIVSIQAIGGIFGMILAGLTVDRFGRKWPFIASALPVIAGWIMIALARTALLLYIARFLFGISYGVAYGIVPIYIGEITSDGVRGAAASLITVLAKVGILFEYSVGPYVSFETLAWLSMVGPVLFLLTFVWMPESPHYLLGRGRIAEARRSLQWLRRTSAVEEELNCTRKSIERTASERGSMRELFLPAYRNNIIIVLILALGMQMSGIQAVLSYAQTIFSQISSDLTDAQMSIVLGVVQMVTVSFPVFLVDRVGRRPLLLWSGVGSCIGLLLVSIYFTLEAAGVNVESFGWISFVGLLFFVISYAFGMATVPFAIMSEIFPKNIRAHANALFGILSGVAIFAVLKLFQIALDNVGAYLPFWVFTVSIGLTFGFVFLYIPETKGKSLDEVQEIIAGWRRKRDSSKAVYVD, from the exons ATGACTACTTCACCGTGGATTTCGCGTCTGCTGTTACACAGAAATGAGTACTTGGCATCATTTTCTG CTACTCTCTGCATCTTTATGGTTCTATGCACCAACGCATGGTCTTCGCCGGCCCTTCCGAAGCTCCTCAACGTACCGAACCCCCCGCTATCGATTACGTCCGGTGAGGGTTCCTGGATCGTATCAATTCAAGCCATCGGTGGTATCTTTGGTATGATACTTGCCGGACTCACTGTGGACCGATTTGGACGCAAGTGGCCATTTATTGCCAGTGCTCTACCCGTGATTGCCGGATGGATTATGATCGCATTAGCTCGGACGGCGCTGTTATTGTACATCGCTCGCTTTCTCTTCGGTATTTCGTACGGCGTAGCGTACGGCATTGTTCCCATCTACATCGGGGAGATCACCTCGGACGGGGTTCGGGGTGCAGCCGCTTCACTCATCACAGTACTGGCTAAGGTAGGAATACTGTTCGAATACTCCGTCGGACCTTACGTTAGCTTTGAGACACTGGCATGGCTTTCGATGGTTGGCCCGGTTCTATTTCTGCTCACCTTCGTGTGGATGCCCGAGTCCCCGCACTATCTGCTCGGAAGGGGACGCATTGCTGAAGCCCGACGCAGTCTACAATGGCTGAGGCGAACGTCGGCCGTAGAGGAAGAGCTCAACTGTACCCGGAAATCCATCGAACGTACAGCCAGCGAACGAGGCTCGATGAGAGAACTGTTTCTGCCGGCTTATCGTAACAATATCATCATAGTGTTGATTCTTGCTTTGGGTATGCAGATGTCAGGCATTCAAGCAGTCCTGAGCTACGCACAGACCATCTTTTCCCAGATTTCCAGCGATCTAACCGACGCGCAAATGTCCATCGTGCTTGGTGTTGTGCAAATGGTGACCGTGTCCTTTCCAGTGTTTCTAGTCGATCGTGTCGGCCGGCGTCCGCTGCTATTGTGGTCTGGTGTCGGAAGCTGCATAGGGCTGCTGCTCGTTTCCATCTACTTTACGCTCGAGGCGGCCGGCGTGAACGTTGAAAGCTTCGGCTGGATCTCGTTCGTTGGGCTGCTGTTCTTCGTCATTTCGTACGCCTTCGGGATGGCCACTGTACCGTTTGCAATTATGAGTGAAATTTTCCCCAAAAACATTCGAGCCCACGCGAACGCCCTGTTTGGAATTCTGAGCGGTGTCGCCATCTTTGCCGTGTTGAAATTGTTCCAGATAGCGCTTGACAATGTCGGTGCATACCTTCCGTTCTGGGTGTTCACCGTTAGCATTGGGTTGACGTTTGGGTTCGTGTTTCTTTACATTCCCGAAACCAAGGGCAAGAGCTTGGACGAGGTGCAGGAGATTATTGCCGGATGGCGTAGGAAGAGGGATTCTTCTAAGGCTGTCTACGTAGATTAA